A section of the Rhodobacteraceae bacterium M382 genome encodes:
- a CDS encoding potassium channel family protein produces the protein MTLLHQLLWGSLYLCICLLIEGTLLLVCISVLQWLGKRLLGIMTIGHNAVLLLTSLAFILLAHSLQVWVWAVAFVFSGALPDWNTAVYFSLISYTALGYGDVVLGPGLRIFGGFSAVTGLLAFGISTAFLVAVLGQALRQTMHIGSGDHEHDHK, from the coding sequence ATGACTTTGCTCCATCAACTGTTGTGGGGATCTCTATATCTGTGCATCTGCCTGCTGATTGAAGGCACCCTGTTGCTGGTGTGCATTTCTGTTCTTCAGTGGCTGGGAAAGCGATTGCTGGGGATAATGACCATCGGCCATAACGCGGTGCTTTTGCTGACCTCTCTGGCCTTCATCCTGTTGGCGCATTCATTACAGGTCTGGGTCTGGGCTGTGGCGTTTGTTTTCAGCGGAGCCTTGCCGGATTGGAATACGGCGGTCTATTTCTCGCTGATCTCTTATACCGCATTGGGGTATGGCGATGTTGTCCTGGGGCCGGGGCTCAGGATCTTTGGCGGCTTTTCCGCCGTTACCGGCCTGTTGGCCTTTGGAATCAGCACCGCCTTTCTGGTGGCCGTCTTGGGGCAGGCCCTGCGCCAGACCATGCACATAGGGTCAGGAGACCATGAACATGACCACAAATGA
- a CDS encoding ABC transporter ATP-binding protein, with the protein MLLSVRNVTKTYSGQNMGRAVLRDVSLDLAAGDTLALTGESGSGKSTLLHLVGALDTLDSGEITLMGQTYGALGDTGRAALRRQSLALVFQQFNLIPSLSVLQNVTFQARLAGQHDQAWVNQLIDRLGLSDLTDRFPEQLSGGQQQRVAIGRALAPRPLLLLADEPTGNLDETSSQAVLDLMLDLVADSGTALFLVTHSQQIANRLNRRLHLSGGHLQ; encoded by the coding sequence ATGTTGTTGTCGGTTCGAAATGTGACCAAGACCTATTCCGGCCAGAACATGGGGCGGGCGGTTCTGAGGGATGTTTCGCTGGATCTCGCGGCCGGAGATACGCTGGCCCTGACTGGCGAAAGCGGGTCCGGGAAATCGACCCTGCTGCATCTGGTCGGAGCGTTGGACACACTTGACAGCGGCGAGATTACTTTGATGGGCCAGACCTATGGCGCGTTGGGCGACACAGGGCGTGCGGCGCTGCGTCGACAGAGTCTGGCGCTGGTGTTTCAACAGTTCAATCTGATCCCGTCGCTAAGCGTTCTTCAGAATGTCACCTTTCAGGCGCGGCTGGCCGGGCAGCATGATCAGGCCTGGGTCAATCAGCTGATCGACCGATTGGGGTTGTCCGACCTGACCGACCGTTTCCCCGAACAATTGTCCGGCGGCCAACAACAGCGGGTCGCCATCGGGCGGGCCTTGGCCCCCCGGCCACTGTTGCTTTTGGCTGACGAGCCAACCGGAAACCTGGATGAAACGTCCAGCCAGGCCGTGCTGGATCTGATGCTGGATCTGGTTGCTGACAGCGGTACAGCCCTGTTTCTTGTCACCCATTCACAGCAGATCGCGAACCGGCTGAACCGCAGGCTGCATCTGTCTGGCGGCCATCTGCAATGA
- a CDS encoding FtsX-like permease family protein, translated as MIRVTLLGWLSLWRRHPGQLVLLILGMALATSLWSAVQAINGEARSNYDRAMTQLGSVDLAALVPKAGTLPLSQYVALRRTGWKLAPVLEGRWRLNRDSYNLIGVDLLTHPLLPVLATESSTGPANPGSALDILRPPGRLFAGPDLEQELSGIPNIPPVTFSDRVPAGTILGDIGLVEDLLSKPGEISRVLILPDQIPGLPSLEQLAPDLQRIEPDQVGAAARLTDSFHLNLSAFGLLSFAVGLFIVHATIGLVFEQRRGLVRSLRAMGVPLRGLVLCALGELLVLALVSGGLGLVLGYLIAAALLPDVAATLRGLYGAPVQGGLTLRPSWVASGLAMALGGTVIASAQALWKLAHLPLLSAPGQQAWARVSGVTRRWQANSGVALAAAGVAVFMLFDGLIAGFALLGGTMLGTALLLPPVLSGVLRVGSRSAKSALMEWVWADTRAQVPALSLALMALLLALATNIGVGTMVSSFRLTFLGWMDQRLSAEIYVTARTDAQGYALHRWFDDQQVIALPIRWSETAVMGELVRIYGVVDDPSYRENWPILTANDAAWDRVMAGNGVLVNEQLARKHGLWPGADLKLGPDWLVPVVGVYSDYGNPNGQVIAALERLLEQSPDLPIRQFGLRLPQSQVAGMIQRIRSEFDLPAGALVDQAQIKSRSLAIFDKTFVVTGALNVLTLGVACFAMLTSLLTVWRQRQPQLAPVWAMGVTRPVLARIEILRSVLLAALTSIIALPLGLVLAWVLLTIINVQAFGWALPMYLFPGDWLRLFGLTILSAILAAAWPALKLLRIAPVDLLKVFANER; from the coding sequence ATGATCCGGGTTACGCTCCTGGGCTGGCTGTCCTTGTGGCGCCGCCACCCCGGTCAGCTGGTGCTGCTGATTCTGGGCATGGCCCTGGCGACGTCGCTCTGGTCGGCGGTACAGGCCATCAATGGCGAGGCAAGGTCAAACTATGACCGCGCCATGACCCAATTGGGCAGCGTGGATCTCGCGGCGCTTGTGCCCAAGGCCGGAACATTGCCCCTGTCGCAGTATGTGGCATTGCGCAGGACCGGGTGGAAACTGGCTCCGGTGCTCGAAGGGCGATGGCGGCTGAACCGGGACAGTTATAACCTGATCGGTGTGGATCTGTTGACGCACCCGCTCTTGCCGGTGCTTGCAACGGAATCATCCACCGGACCGGCCAATCCCGGCTCTGCCTTGGATATCCTGCGCCCACCCGGGCGGCTGTTTGCCGGACCCGATCTTGAACAGGAATTGTCAGGCATACCGAATATACCTCCGGTCACCTTCAGCGATCGGGTTCCGGCCGGAACCATTCTGGGTGATATCGGGCTGGTCGAAGACCTGCTTTCCAAACCTGGAGAGATCTCGCGGGTGCTGATCCTGCCGGATCAAATCCCTGGCCTGCCGTCGCTGGAGCAACTGGCCCCGGATCTGCAGCGGATCGAACCGGACCAGGTGGGAGCTGCGGCGCGGCTGACTGACAGCTTTCACCTGAATCTCAGCGCCTTTGGGCTGCTGTCGTTTGCCGTCGGGCTGTTCATCGTCCATGCCACCATCGGGTTGGTGTTTGAACAGCGGCGTGGATTGGTACGCAGCCTGCGCGCCATGGGTGTGCCTTTGCGCGGTCTTGTCCTGTGCGCTTTGGGCGAACTTCTGGTGCTGGCATTGGTCTCCGGGGGATTGGGGCTGGTCCTGGGGTATCTGATCGCAGCGGCATTGTTGCCAGATGTCGCCGCCACCCTGCGCGGATTGTATGGCGCGCCGGTTCAGGGCGGGTTGACGCTGCGCCCGTCGTGGGTGGCATCGGGATTGGCCATGGCGCTGGGGGGCACGGTGATTGCCAGCGCCCAAGCCTTGTGGAAGCTCGCCCATTTGCCGTTGTTGTCGGCTCCCGGTCAACAGGCCTGGGCGCGGGTATCTGGTGTAACGCGGCGCTGGCAGGCCAATTCAGGTGTTGCGCTGGCAGCCGCAGGAGTGGCCGTGTTCATGTTGTTTGACGGATTGATCGCCGGGTTCGCTTTGTTGGGTGGCACGATGCTGGGCACCGCGCTCCTGTTGCCGCCTGTGCTGTCTGGCGTTTTGCGTGTTGGGTCGCGCAGTGCCAAATCCGCGCTGATGGAATGGGTCTGGGCCGACACACGGGCCCAGGTCCCTGCCCTGTCGTTGGCATTGATGGCGCTGTTGCTGGCGCTGGCCACCAACATTGGGGTCGGCACGATGGTGTCCAGCTTTCGTCTGACCTTTCTCGGCTGGATGGATCAGAGATTATCAGCCGAAATTTATGTGACTGCCCGAACCGATGCCCAAGGTTATGCCCTGCACCGGTGGTTTGACGACCAACAGGTCATCGCGCTGCCAATTCGCTGGTCCGAAACGGCCGTGATGGGTGAGCTGGTGCGCATTTATGGCGTGGTCGACGACCCGAGTTACCGTGAAAATTGGCCGATCCTGACTGCAAACGACGCGGCCTGGGACAGGGTGATGGCGGGCAACGGCGTTCTGGTCAACGAACAGTTGGCGCGCAAGCACGGGCTGTGGCCAGGGGCCGATCTGAAGCTGGGTCCCGACTGGCTGGTACCCGTGGTCGGGGTATACTCCGATTACGGCAACCCCAATGGCCAGGTCATCGCCGCGCTGGAGCGTCTGTTGGAACAGTCTCCGGACCTCCCGATCCGCCAGTTCGGACTGCGCCTGCCCCAATCCCAGGTAGCGGGAATGATCCAACGCATCCGATCCGAGTTTGACCTCCCGGCGGGCGCGCTGGTCGATCAGGCCCAAATAAAATCCAGGTCGCTCGCGATTTTTGACAAGACCTTTGTGGTGACGGGGGCGTTGAACGTCCTGACTTTGGGCGTGGCCTGTTTCGCCATGTTGACCAGCCTGTTGACCGTCTGGCGCCAGCGCCAGCCACAGCTGGCTCCGGTTTGGGCCATGGGCGTGACCCGCCCCGTTCTGGCCCGGATCGAAATCTTGCGCAGTGTCCTGTTGGCCGCGCTGACGTCGATCATTGCGTTGCCATTGGGGCTGGTGCTGGCCTGGGTGTTGTTGACGATCATCAATGTACAGGCCTTTGGCTGGGCCTTGCCAATGTATCTGTTTCCCGGCGATTGGCTGCGATTGTTCGGATTGACGATTCTGTCGGCGATCCTCGCAGCTGCGTGGCCTGCGTTAAAATTGTTGCGCATCGCACCGGTCGATCTGCTCAAGGTGTTCGCCAATGAACGTTAA
- a CDS encoding iron ABC transporter permease, with translation MNVKLIRLLVTCLAFLMPLAALAQGFAGLGTQADGFAIPDRSTVLRFPQDHGAHPQYRIEWWYLTANLRDDTGQAYGVQWTLFRSALRPDDTPGWKNGQLWMGHAALTTADQHYVAERLARGGIGQAGVTAVPFSAWIDEWQMAGATLDNVSLRASGSEFSYDLSLQARGPLVLHGTHGYSVKSASGQASHYYSQPRYEITGTVTTPRGPVTVSGQGWFDREWSSQPLDQDQTGWDWFSLSLEDGNKLMGFRLRGQDSVFTSGTWIGADGTTVPLLPGQFQARPLNSVQTAGRSLATSWQVTVETRNLDLIIDALNPDAWMDTSFPYWEGPVQISGSHSGSGYLEMTGYE, from the coding sequence ATGAACGTTAAACTGATTCGCCTTCTGGTGACCTGTCTGGCTTTCCTGATGCCACTGGCGGCCCTGGCCCAAGGGTTCGCTGGTCTTGGCACACAGGCGGACGGCTTTGCCATACCGGATCGCAGCACGGTTCTGAGGTTTCCACAGGATCACGGAGCACATCCGCAATATCGCATTGAATGGTGGTATCTGACCGCGAACCTGCGGGATGATACGGGCCAGGCGTATGGCGTGCAGTGGACCCTGTTCCGGTCTGCCCTGCGCCCGGATGACACGCCGGGATGGAAGAACGGTCAGCTCTGGATGGGCCATGCCGCGCTGACCACTGCTGACCAGCACTATGTGGCAGAACGGTTGGCCCGTGGTGGCATCGGGCAGGCCGGTGTCACGGCTGTTCCGTTTTCGGCCTGGATCGACGAATGGCAGATGGCCGGAGCGACCCTGGACAACGTATCTTTGCGGGCCAGCGGGTCAGAGTTTTCCTATGATCTGTCCCTGCAGGCACGCGGGCCATTGGTATTGCACGGCACGCACGGCTATTCGGTCAAATCCGCGTCGGGACAGGCCAGCCATTACTATTCACAACCGCGCTATGAGATTACGGGCACTGTGACCACACCACGCGGGCCGGTTACCGTGTCAGGTCAGGGGTGGTTTGACCGCGAATGGTCCAGCCAGCCATTGGATCAGGACCAAACCGGCTGGGACTGGTTTTCACTCAGTCTGGAGGACGGCAATAAACTGATGGGGTTTCGGCTGCGCGGACAGGACTCTGTGTTCACATCGGGCACCTGGATCGGAGCAGACGGCACCACGGTTCCCCTGCTCCCCGGACAGTTTCAGGCCCGGCCATTGAACTCTGTCCAAACCGCAGGCCGGTCCCTTGCGACCTCCTGGCAGGTCACGGTGGAGACTCGAAACCTGGATCTCATAATTGACGCTCTGAATCCTGATGCTTGGATGGACACGTCCTTTCCGTATTGGGAGGGACCGGTCCAGATCAGCGGCAGCCACAGCGGAAGCGGGTACCTGGAAATGACCGGATATGAATGA
- a CDS encoding xanthine dehydrogenase family protein subunit M, producing MDYHTPASFKDAVELAANSDGITRFLAGGTDVLVQLRADIVTPDTLIDVKHIPGVHDITRAADGGWTIGVATPGAEMSEHPELGQDWPGVVEGMDLIGSTQVQGRATLVGNLCNGSPAADSVPALVAAGATVSVTGPKGDRTVAVEDIPTGPGRTSLAKGELVNAVHLPARGDNGGDAYLRFIPRTEMDIAVVGCGVNLRLDGDTIVEARVSLGAVAPTVLLVQDCADAIIGTTLDDAALDKLAAAASAACNPITDKRGTIEFRTHVAGVLARRTAKIAYDRAKGAAK from the coding sequence ATGGATTACCATACCCCAGCCAGTTTCAAGGACGCAGTCGAGCTGGCCGCCAACAGTGACGGGATCACCCGTTTTCTGGCCGGTGGCACCGACGTTCTGGTGCAATTGCGCGCCGATATCGTCACCCCTGATACCCTGATCGACGTCAAACATATCCCCGGTGTGCATGACATTACCCGTGCTGCAGATGGCGGTTGGACCATCGGTGTAGCGACCCCGGGTGCCGAAATGTCCGAACACCCGGAACTGGGACAGGATTGGCCCGGTGTGGTCGAAGGCATGGACCTGATCGGATCGACCCAGGTTCAGGGCCGTGCCACATTGGTTGGCAACCTGTGCAATGGATCGCCTGCTGCGGATTCGGTCCCGGCCCTGGTCGCCGCAGGGGCCACCGTTTCGGTGACCGGACCCAAAGGTGACCGTACGGTTGCCGTCGAAGACATTCCAACAGGCCCGGGTCGCACATCGCTGGCCAAGGGCGAGCTGGTGAACGCCGTTCATCTGCCGGCCCGTGGCGACAACGGCGGTGACGCCTATCTGCGGTTCATTCCGCGCACCGAAATGGATATTGCCGTCGTGGGCTGTGGCGTGAACCTGCGCCTGGACGGGGATACCATTGTCGAAGCGCGCGTGTCGCTGGGTGCCGTCGCCCCCACCGTGCTGCTGGTGCAGGACTGCGCCGATGCGATCATTGGCACGACGCTGGATGACGCCGCATTGGACAAACTGGCCGCGGCTGCATCCGCCGCCTGCAATCCGATCACCGACAAACGCGGAACCATTGAATTCCGCACCCATGTGGCAGGTGTTCTGGCCCGCCGCACCGCCAAGATCGCCTATGATCGCGCAAAGGGAGCCGCAAAATGA
- a CDS encoding (2Fe-2S)-binding protein codes for MSKIHVSATVNGDSVEYLCDPRETLLDVLRDRLNLTGAKEGCGTGDCGACSVTLDGRLVCSCLVLGAEAEGKEIATVEGIADGDVLHPLQQKFIDHAALQCGVCTPGILVAAKSLLEKNPDPTETEVRYWLAGNLCRCTGYDKIIRAVMETAADMREAS; via the coding sequence ATGAGCAAGATCCACGTCAGCGCCACAGTGAATGGCGACTCCGTAGAATACCTGTGCGACCCACGTGAAACCCTGTTGGACGTGCTGCGCGACCGCCTGAATCTGACCGGAGCCAAAGAAGGCTGTGGCACCGGCGACTGCGGAGCCTGTTCGGTGACGCTGGACGGCCGTCTGGTCTGTTCCTGTCTGGTGCTGGGTGCCGAAGCCGAGGGCAAGGAGATTGCCACCGTCGAAGGAATCGCCGATGGCGACGTCCTGCACCCGTTGCAGCAGAAATTCATCGACCACGCGGCCCTCCAATGTGGCGTCTGCACACCGGGCATTCTGGTGGCGGCCAAATCGCTGCTCGAAAAGAACCCCGACCCCACCGAAACCGAGGTCCGGTACTGGCTGGCCGGCAACCTGTGCCGCTGCACCGGATACGACAAAATCATTCGTGCCGTCATGGAAACGGCAGCAGACATGCGGGAGGCTTCGTAA
- a CDS encoding xanthine dehydrogenase family protein molybdopterin-binding subunit, translating to MALDEYKPQTGGAEFDENAKDFNHVGTTPNRPDGLDKVTGRARFGADTQAPGMLFASIVRSPHAHARIVKINTDKAEALEGVKAIVTRADFATGLTGEYGYVLENVMAGEKALYDGHAVAAVAATSALAARDAAKLIEVEYEILPHVTDVDAAMQDGAPVINADYADESVPAGMHPNVVRTHESGHGNVDAGFAEADLVVEDHFTTEATHQGYIEPHACLASLGMDGKGELWCCTQGHWYVQKHCAALLGLETSQLRVTASEIGGGFGGKTTVFIEPVALALSRKANRPVKLVMNRSEVFRATGPTSSTSMDVKIGMKKDGTITAAQGVFRLQGGAFPGAPMEFTAMCAFAPYDLKNVSQLGYDVVSNRPKQAAYRAPGSPMAAFAVESVIDELCNQLGLDPVETRLKNAAKEGTKASYGPRFDRIGLVETLEAAKAHPHYSAPLKPGQGRGISCGFWFNHGGETSVSLSLSEDGTAQVSVGTPDIGGSRASMALMAAEVLGIPYENIRVTIADTATLGYNDVSHGSRVTYASGLATIKAARAAVEKMCQRAAQHWGIPEDAVKWEDGCAVPSGPNAGDFDPLPLADITATMGQTGGPISGHFEATPEGAGVSFATHIVDAEVDPETGKTSVSRYTVIQDAGKAIHPTYVEGQYQGGAAQGIGWALNEEYIYGEDGRLQNSVFLDYRIPVASDLPMIDTVIVEVPNPGHPFGVRGVGETSICPPLAAIANAVSAAAGVRLRSLPMSPPKILSALGTHDA from the coding sequence ATGGCTTTGGACGAATACAAACCCCAAACCGGCGGTGCCGAGTTTGACGAAAATGCCAAAGACTTCAACCACGTTGGCACGACTCCCAACCGTCCCGACGGGTTGGACAAGGTCACCGGCCGCGCCCGTTTTGGTGCCGACACCCAGGCACCGGGCATGTTGTTCGCGTCAATCGTGCGGTCGCCTCATGCCCACGCGCGTATCGTCAAGATCAACACCGACAAGGCCGAAGCACTGGAAGGCGTCAAAGCCATCGTGACCCGTGCGGATTTTGCCACTGGTCTGACCGGTGAATATGGCTATGTGCTCGAAAACGTCATGGCGGGCGAAAAAGCCCTGTATGACGGGCACGCAGTTGCAGCTGTCGCCGCCACATCGGCGCTGGCAGCACGCGATGCCGCCAAATTGATCGAGGTCGAATACGAAATCCTGCCGCATGTGACCGATGTCGATGCCGCCATGCAGGATGGCGCGCCGGTGATCAATGCCGACTACGCCGATGAATCAGTGCCCGCAGGCATGCATCCCAATGTGGTCCGCACCCACGAAAGCGGCCATGGCAATGTCGATGCCGGTTTTGCCGAAGCGGATCTGGTGGTCGAGGATCATTTCACAACCGAGGCCACCCACCAGGGGTATATCGAACCCCACGCCTGCCTGGCGTCGCTGGGGATGGATGGCAAGGGCGAGCTGTGGTGCTGTACCCAAGGCCATTGGTATGTGCAGAAACATTGCGCCGCACTGCTGGGGTTGGAAACCTCGCAATTGCGGGTGACTGCGTCCGAGATCGGCGGCGGTTTTGGCGGCAAGACCACCGTGTTCATCGAACCCGTCGCTCTGGCGCTCAGCCGCAAGGCCAACCGCCCGGTGAAACTGGTGATGAACCGTTCTGAGGTGTTCCGCGCCACAGGCCCGACGTCGTCGACTTCGATGGACGTCAAGATCGGCATGAAAAAGGACGGCACCATCACGGCTGCCCAGGGTGTCTTTCGCCTACAGGGTGGCGCGTTCCCCGGCGCGCCGATGGAATTCACCGCGATGTGTGCCTTTGCACCATATGACCTGAAAAACGTAAGTCAGCTGGGCTATGACGTGGTCAGCAACCGCCCGAAACAGGCCGCTTACCGCGCGCCCGGATCACCTATGGCGGCCTTTGCCGTTGAATCCGTGATTGACGAACTGTGCAACCAATTGGGGTTGGACCCGGTCGAAACCCGCCTGAAAAACGCGGCCAAAGAGGGCACCAAAGCCTCTTACGGACCACGGTTTGATCGGATCGGCTTGGTGGAAACACTGGAAGCGGCCAAGGCCCATCCGCATTACTCCGCCCCGTTGAAACCGGGTCAGGGTCGTGGAATTTCCTGTGGGTTCTGGTTTAACCACGGCGGAGAAACCTCTGTTTCTCTTTCACTTTCCGAAGATGGCACCGCACAGGTTTCGGTTGGCACCCCCGACATCGGCGGCTCGCGTGCCTCGATGGCGTTGATGGCGGCCGAAGTTCTGGGCATCCCGTACGAAAACATCCGGGTGACCATCGCCGATACCGCCACACTGGGCTATAATGACGTCAGCCATGGCTCACGCGTGACCTATGCCAGCGGTCTCGCCACCATCAAGGCAGCCCGGGCAGCCGTTGAAAAAATGTGCCAGCGCGCTGCACAGCATTGGGGCATCCCCGAAGATGCAGTGAAATGGGAAGACGGCTGTGCCGTTCCGTCGGGTCCAAACGCAGGTGACTTCGATCCCCTGCCCCTGGCCGATATCACCGCCACCATGGGCCAGACCGGCGGTCCGATCTCGGGCCATTTCGAAGCCACACCCGAAGGAGCTGGTGTTTCCTTTGCCACCCATATCGTGGATGCCGAGGTCGACCCGGAAACCGGAAAGACCAGCGTCAGCCGCTATACCGTGATCCAGGACGCAGGCAAGGCCATCCACCCCACCTATGTGGAAGGTCAGTATCAGGGCGGTGCCGCACAAGGTATCGGTTGGGCGCTGAACGAAGAGTACATCTATGGTGAAGATGGCCGGTTGCAGAACTCGGTGTTTCTTGACTATCGGATCCCTGTCGCTTCGGACCTGCCGATGATTGACACGGTCATTGTCGAAGTTCCAAACCCGGGCCACCCGTTTGGTGTGCGCGGTGTTGGTGAAACCTCGATCTGCCCACCGCTGGCGGCCATTGCCAATGCGGTGTCGGCTGCTGCTGGTGTGCGCCTGCGGTCGCTTCCGATGTCGCCGCCAAAGATCCTGTCCGCGCTTGGCACCCATGACGCCTAA
- a CDS encoding MoaD/ThiS family protein produces MTPKVQVHLWSALRRHTDGQEMVEVTASTTGQMLAALRSEYPGLGPVIDAGVSVAIDGRIYATSLTQTVGPENEIYLMQRLKGG; encoded by the coding sequence ATGACGCCTAAGGTTCAGGTCCATCTGTGGTCGGCTCTGCGCAGACACACAGATGGGCAGGAAATGGTGGAGGTTACGGCCTCCACCACCGGTCAGATGTTGGCGGCACTGCGGTCCGAATACCCAGGGCTGGGTCCTGTCATCGATGCAGGGGTATCTGTGGCAATAGACGGTCGGATCTATGCCACCAGCCTGACCCAGACGGTTGGGCCAGAGAATGAAATCTATCTGATGCAGCGGCTAAAAGGCGGGTAG